In Streptomyces sp. ML-6, the genomic stretch GTGGGCGCCGAACTGGCCCGCATGGAACTGCGCGCGGCCTACCCGGCCCTGGTGCGGCGGTTCCCCGGGATGAGGCTCGCCGTCCCGCCGCAGGACCTCTCCTTCCGCAAGGTGTCGATCGTGTACGGGATCGAGTCGCTGCCGGTGCACCTGCGCTGAGACCGAGCCGGAGCGGTGCTCGCCTCCGTCGTGCCCCGGTCCCCTCGCGCGCTGGGCTCCCGCCGGTCCCGGTCCCGGGGATTCGCCGCCGACCCGATGACGCCCCGAAGCCGACCCGCGGCCGGCCCGGCGGGCACCCCGCCGACGCCTGACGTGAACGGGCGGCCCGGCACGAGCTTGTGGTGCCGTTGCCGCCGCACGATCATGGGCCCATGTCAACTCGTGCCGGACCATTTGACGTTGCGTCGGTTTTGCAGGAGGTGAAGATGGTCCGCCTGGAGGGGCTGGTACGGCTCCGAGGGCTCGACCTGCCCCTGTTGCGCCGGGCCGCCGCGTCGGTGCCGGGCGCCGTGACCGATGCCTGGCCCGTCGAGGTCGAGAACCTGCTGCGGGCGGCCGTCTCGCGGCTGGACGGCGATCTCCGGGAGGCGGCCGGGCGCACGCTCGGACTGGCGCCCGGCCTGCGCGACCGCGCGGCTGCCGACCGGCGCCGCCTCGCCGCCCAGGTGTACGGCCTCAGTGTGGAGCGCTTCCGCAAGAGCCAGGAGGAGATGGTCCTCGGTCAGGTCGCCGAGTGGGTGTGCTGGATCGCCGACACCGGGAACATCGCCGACACCGGGAACCGGGACGCAGCCCGGACCGGCGTCATGCCGGCCCCGCACCTGCAGCACCGCACCCTGCGCCTGACCCGGTCCGGGAGACCGCTGACCATCACCCTGCACATCCACCCCGCCGAACTCCTGCGCAACGTCGACGTGATCGTCTCCCCGAGCAATACGCATCTGGGGCTTCCGGAGATGTACAAGGCGTCCGTGTCGGCGTCGCTGCGCCGGGCGGGGGCGGTGCGCGACGCGGCGGGCGACGTGGTCGAGGACCCCGTCCACGACGACCTGGCCGAATGGCGAGGGAAGCACGGCGTGCTGCACCGCCCCGTCCTGCCCGGGACCGTCGCGCCCACCGGGCCGGGCGCCCTGGCGGAACAGGGCGTCCGCCGCATCTACCACGCGGTGGTCGCCGTCCCGAGACCCGGCACCAACGACTACGAGGTCACCCCGCAGAACGTCGCCGCCGCGGCCGCCCGCGCACTCGCCCTGATGTCCGGGGAACGCGACGCCCACACCCCGCCGCTGCGATCCGTCTGCTTCCCCCTCCTCGGCGCGGGACGCGGCGGGCTGGCACCGGAGAGCAGCGTCAGCGCCCTGTGGACGGCGCTGGCGGCGGACGCCGACCGGGACCGCGAACTGCACCTGGTCGTCCGCAGACCACTGGTGGCGGACCTGGTGACGGAGGTGCTCGGCGGCCGGACCGACCCCGGCCCACCGGCCGGGCCCGAGGAACGGGAAGGACACGGATGCGGGTGAACCCCTTCGCGATGCTCGCCGTCGTCGCGGCGGACTGGCCCCGGCTCGGACCGCTGCTCGCCCCCGGCGCGCACCAGGAGTTACGCGCCCTGCTGGTCGACGTACGCATCGCTCTGCGGACACACGCCCCGGACGTCCGTGATCATGAAGGGGCCGGTCACGGCGCGGCGGACCGGGCGGTACGGGCCGTGCTCGCCGCGCTTCCGGACGCCGAGGCGGCCCGGCTCCGCGGTGTCGGCGGCCCGGGACGGTTCGTGGGCACCTCACCGTCCGCCGTCCACCAGGGTTTCGACGCCCTGGACCTCTGCATGCTCGTGATCGACGACAACCCGATGGTCGGCCCGCTCCTGGGCCCGGTCCGCGAACGCCTGCTGCGGGCACCGGCGTCGAGCCCGCAGGGGCCGGGGCCCGTCGATCCCCGGCTGATCGTCCTGACCCGCGAGAACGGCGAACGACAGCTCCCCACCTTCCAGTTCGAGACCGGAACCATGCCGTGGGAGGTCGTCCTGGAGGTGGCCGACGTACTGCACCCCGAGAGGGACCCCTGGGGCGCCGCCGACTGGTGGCTCTCCGCGAACGCGTGGACGGGCACCGCGCCCGCCGGCCTCCTCGGGCAGGGCCGGGACCCCGAACTCCTGGGCGCGGCACGCACGCTCACCGTCACGGGCGGGGAGTGGTAGACCGTGCCCAAGTACCCGCCCCCCGAACAACTGCCCGGCGAGCCGGAACGCGTCACCCTGCCCGCCGGCACCCCCGCCTACCGCGTCCACGCCACCCACCGCGACGCGCTCGCCTTCAACCCCCGGCCCGCGCACGCCTTCTACCACGGCGGACGCTTCGACAGCACCCCGTACGAGAAGTACGGCTTCCTCTACATCGGGTTCGGCACCGGGGCCGCCGTGTGCGAGGTGCTGCTGCGCTCGATCCCCTTTGACGGCGACGGCGGCACGCGCCTGCTCCCGCGTGCCTCCTTCGAGCACCGCAGCCTGTCCTTCCTGCGCCTGGCCACCGACGTGGACGTGGTGCCGTTGATGTCCGGCAGGGACCTGGCGGCGGTCGCGCAGGACTCGTGGCTGGTGCACGCCGAGGGCGCGGACTACCCGCAGACCCGCGACTGGGGCCACTGGATCCGCCGCAGGACCGCCCCCTGGGCCCAGGGCTTCGTCTGGCCCTCCAAACGGGAGCCCGCCGACCGCGTGGCGGTCCTGTTCCAGGACCGGTGCGGCGAACCGCCCCTCGAACCCACCGGCGCCGCCCGGATCGACTTCGGCACCGAGGACGGCGAGCGATGGCTGAACGGGGTCCTCGCCCCGTACCGCACCCAGGCCGCGCCACGACAGCGGGGACGGATGCTCTAGGGCGTTTCCCGGCCGGACGGGACTACGGATGCTCCAGGGCGTTTCCCGGCCGGCCGGGACTTCCGGAACACGCCCCGGGACCTTTTTCTTCGGATCGAGCCCGGCAAGACCCACACGAAAGGCCCTGGACATGCAGGCGAAGCCGTACGACCTCCAGTCGATCCTGTACGAGATCCAGCAGTCGCTGACCGGGGGCAGGACCGACGCCCAGGACCTCACCCGGGCCACCGACCTGGTCCTCGACAGGCTCGGCTGCGCCACCGCCGACGAGGCCTGGGAGCGGCTGCACACCGACTGGAGGAACCTTCCGCGCGGCACCGCGATGTCGGGCATGCGCGCCGGGCAGATCCTCGCCGTCCTGCCGATGCTGCGGTACCACCGGCACGTCGGCGACCAGCAACAGCTGGACGAACTCATGGCCGAGGCCGGGGCCCACGGGCCGGACGGCCAGTGGCGGGCCACGGTCACGACCATCGGCAGCACGTCCGGGCTGCAACGGATCGAGGACCCCGCCGACATGGAGGCGGCGCTCGTCCGGATCGAGCAGTCCCGCGCCGCCTTCCCGCCCGACAGCCCGCAACAGGACGCGCTCGACCTGGCCCATGCCGGAATCCGCGCCCACCTCGCCCAGAACGGCGGCGGCGAGGACGACTTCGACTCGGCCGTGGAGGACATGGCCCGGCTGAGGGACTCGCCGGCCTTCGACGCCGGGACACGCCTCGGCATCGACGGGCAACTCGCCGTGTTCCGCTCGCACCAGGCCACCCGGCGCGAGGACGAGACCGCACTCGCCCGGCACATCGGCGAGTTGGAGGAGGTCGTCGCACAGTTGCCTCCCGACCACATGGACCGGCTCGGGATGGAGTCCAACCTCGACGTCGCCCGGGCCAACCTGGAGCTCCTGCGCGGCCGGCGCACCGGACGGTTCCTGCCCGACGCCTCCGGCATGGTGGCCACCCCCGACCTGGACGAGGTACGGCGGCAGGTCGCGCTGCTGCCGCGCGAGGGGCAGGCCGACCGGCTCGGCGAGGCGGGCATGAGCAGTGCCGCCAGAGCCCTGTTCGCGGGCAACGCCAGGGGCGCCCTCGAGGCCATGGAACTGCTCCACGACGCCCTGGACCTCCTCGAACCCGACGACGAGCGCTGGATCCGCAACGCCCAGGCGCTCGGCTCCGCCCACCTCATGCTCGGCGGAATGGCGTCGGTCCCCGGCCCCGACCGCCCCGCCCACATCGACCAGGGCATCTCCTGGCTGAAACACACCCTGCGCCTGGCCGGCGGCCCGGCACACCCGATGGGGAACTCCCTCGGGATGACCCTGGCCTCGGGCTATCGGGTCCGCGCCGACAACCAGGTGCTCGGGGCCCGGGCCACCCGCCTCAACCACGCCGAATCCCGCCGCGTCGGCCTCGACGCCCTGCGCGCCGCCACCTGGAACGTCCTGCTCCAGTCCGGTACCGCGCACGCCGCCGAGACCGGCCGCCGGGCCGGTGAACAGGCGCTCGACGTGGCCCGCTGGTGCCTGACCGACCGCGTCCACGACGAGGCCGTACGCGCCCTGGACGCCGGGCGCGGCCTCGTCCTGCACGCGGCGACCGTCGCCACGACCGTCCCCGACATGCTGCACGCCCTCGGCCAGGACGACCTGGCCGCCGAGTGGCGGACCGCGGGCGGCGCCGCGCCCGACCCGGAGCCGGGGGCCGTCATGCCCGCCCCGCGCACCGCCCCGGGCCCCTCCAGCCGGCTGCGGCGCCGGGTGCTCCAGGCCCTCGCCGCGTCCCCGCACCGCCGGCAACTGCTGGACGTCCCCGGACTCGCGGACATCGGCCGGGCGCTGCGCACCATGGGCCGTGCCGCGCTGGTCTATCTGGTGCCCGGCGGCGACGGCGTGCCCGGAACGGCGCTGATCGTCCTCGCCGACGGCACCACCAAGGCCCTCCGGCTACCCGAACTCACCCTCTCCGCAAGCGAGCTGACGGAATACCAAGCAGCCGGGGCACCCGGTCGCACCGCGGGCGGACCGCCCGTCGCGAGCGCGCCCAGGCCGCAGCCTCCCACCCCGGACGAGGGCCGCACCGCGCTGGAGCGGCTGTGCGCGTGGGCGGGGCGGGCGGTGATGGGCCCCCTGCTCAAGGCGCTGCCCGGTGGGGCGGGCCGGACCCCGGCCGTGGTGCTGGTACCGATGGCGGAACTGGGCGCCGTGCCCTGGCACGCCGCGCGCCTGCCCGGCCGTCGCGGCGCACCGCGCTACGCGTGCCACGAGGCGGAGATCTCGTACACCCCCTCCGCCCGCCTGCTGTGCGAGGTGGCCGGCCGGCCCTCCGCCGGCATCCGGCAGGCCCTCGTCGTCGGCGACCCGACCCGCGACCTGTACCACGCGGGCAAGGAGGCCGGGGCCATCTTCCGCACGTTCTACCCGGACGGCGAGTTCCTCGGCCCCGGCACCGCCACGCCCGCCGCCGTGACCGACCGGCTGGGCCGACAGCACGGCGGAATGCTGCACCTGGCCTGCCACGGCGAGGTGCGCCGGGGACGGCGCAACAGCGCGTACCTCAAACTGTCCGGCGGCAACCTGAACGCCGAGGAACTGACCGAGGGCACCGCCCGCTATCGCCACCTGGAACTCGTGGTGCTCGCGGCGTGCAGCACCAACGTGTCCGGGCACGGCCACGACGAGGCGTACAGCCTGTCCACCGCGTTCCTCGTCGCGGGCGCGCGCTCGGTGCTCGGCTCCCTGTGGCCGGTGCCGGACGAGGCCACGTCCGTACTGATGTACATGACCCACCACTACATGCGCCGCGAGGGCCGGACCCCCGGACAGGCCCTGCGCGACGCCCAGTTGTGGATGCTCGACGAGGGCCGCAGGGCACCGGCCGGGATGCCCGCGGACATGGCGGCACGGGTCCCGATGATCGACGCCGTCGACCCGACCGGCTGGGCCGGGTTCACCCACCTCGGCCGGTGACGTCAGGGCAGCTCGGTGCGGATCGCCACCGCCGTGGTGCCCCACCGGCCCACGTCGTGGGCCGGTCCGCCCGCGGTCCGGGGACCGGGCGGCTGGGCCAGCCGCAGCAACCCGCCCTCCGGGGCCGCGCCGCCGCGCCCCGCCATGCCACCCGGGGACCAGGCCGGCAACCGGAACGGAGCGACATTCAGCTCGTTCTCGGCGACGACCAGCCGCAGCCAGTCCCGGGCGAACGAGCCCCGCACCAGGGAACGGCCGGGCGGCAGCCGCAGCCACACCGGTTCTCCGCGCCGCGCCGTCCCCGCGTGCCCGGGCGCCACGAAGTCGCCCTCGAACAGGCCGGGCGACGATTCGTAGTCGTCCGTCAGATCGAGCAGCACGCCCCACAGCATGAGCGGGGAGTTGTTGTGGATCCGCACCATCACCTGCGGTTCCCGGCCGTCCGGCGTGTACGCGCACACGATCTCGCCCGTCGCCGTGTGCCGCAGGTCGCCGACCAGCGGCTCGACCGTCACCCGCACCAGCGACGACAGCCACGGGTCGGGGTTCGTCAGGTCCTTCAGCAGGTGCCAATGCGTGATGTGGCACAGGCAGTCGGCCACCCGGGCGGC encodes the following:
- a CDS encoding RES family NAD+ phosphorylase codes for the protein MPKYPPPEQLPGEPERVTLPAGTPAYRVHATHRDALAFNPRPAHAFYHGGRFDSTPYEKYGFLYIGFGTGAAVCEVLLRSIPFDGDGGTRLLPRASFEHRSLSFLRLATDVDVVPLMSGRDLAAVAQDSWLVHAEGADYPQTRDWGHWIRRRTAPWAQGFVWPSKREPADRVAVLFQDRCGEPPLEPTGAARIDFGTEDGERWLNGVLAPYRTQAAPRQRGRML
- a CDS encoding CHAT domain-containing protein gives rise to the protein MQAKPYDLQSILYEIQQSLTGGRTDAQDLTRATDLVLDRLGCATADEAWERLHTDWRNLPRGTAMSGMRAGQILAVLPMLRYHRHVGDQQQLDELMAEAGAHGPDGQWRATVTTIGSTSGLQRIEDPADMEAALVRIEQSRAAFPPDSPQQDALDLAHAGIRAHLAQNGGGEDDFDSAVEDMARLRDSPAFDAGTRLGIDGQLAVFRSHQATRREDETALARHIGELEEVVAQLPPDHMDRLGMESNLDVARANLELLRGRRTGRFLPDASGMVATPDLDEVRRQVALLPREGQADRLGEAGMSSAARALFAGNARGALEAMELLHDALDLLEPDDERWIRNAQALGSAHLMLGGMASVPGPDRPAHIDQGISWLKHTLRLAGGPAHPMGNSLGMTLASGYRVRADNQVLGARATRLNHAESRRVGLDALRAATWNVLLQSGTAHAAETGRRAGEQALDVARWCLTDRVHDEAVRALDAGRGLVLHAATVATTVPDMLHALGQDDLAAEWRTAGGAAPDPEPGAVMPAPRTAPGPSSRLRRRVLQALAASPHRRQLLDVPGLADIGRALRTMGRAALVYLVPGGDGVPGTALIVLADGTTKALRLPELTLSASELTEYQAAGAPGRTAGGPPVASAPRPQPPTPDEGRTALERLCAWAGRAVMGPLLKALPGGAGRTPAVVLVPMAELGAVPWHAARLPGRRGAPRYACHEAEISYTPSARLLCEVAGRPSAGIRQALVVGDPTRDLYHAGKEAGAIFRTFYPDGEFLGPGTATPAAVTDRLGRQHGGMLHLACHGEVRRGRRNSAYLKLSGGNLNAEELTEGTARYRHLELVVLAACSTNVSGHGHDEAYSLSTAFLVAGARSVLGSLWPVPDEATSVLMYMTHHYMRREGRTPGQALRDAQLWMLDEGRRAPAGMPADMAARVPMIDAVDPTGWAGFTHLGR